From a region of the Rhodococcus sp. 4CII genome:
- a CDS encoding SDR family oxidoreductase, whose amino-acid sequence MTGVSSGIGAAAAHRLLDDGWSVIGFSRRDPGIEHDRFDWVPVDLGDLDAVAEQATAVGAVDAVVHAAGLQSSAPLGKLRVEDGLDMWRIHVAAAEVLVDALAPSMRNGGRVVLVGSRTMSGAAGKSQYAATKSALVGMSRSWAAELVDRAITVNVVAPGPTDTPMLKDPARTSTPPKVPPLGRFIAPDEVAGLIGFLLGPHGGSITGQAIVQCAGASL is encoded by the coding sequence GTGACCGGGGTCAGCTCCGGCATCGGCGCCGCCGCCGCGCACCGGCTTCTGGACGACGGATGGTCGGTCATCGGGTTCAGCCGCCGCGACCCCGGCATCGAGCACGACCGATTCGACTGGGTGCCCGTCGACCTCGGCGATCTCGACGCGGTGGCCGAGCAGGCGACGGCGGTCGGTGCGGTGGACGCCGTCGTGCACGCCGCCGGCCTGCAGTCGTCCGCGCCCCTGGGGAAACTGCGAGTGGAGGACGGCCTGGACATGTGGCGAATCCACGTCGCGGCCGCCGAGGTTCTCGTCGACGCGCTCGCGCCGTCGATGCGCAACGGCGGCCGGGTGGTCCTGGTCGGGAGCCGCACGATGTCGGGAGCGGCGGGCAAGAGCCAGTACGCCGCCACCAAATCGGCCCTGGTGGGGATGTCCCGGTCCTGGGCCGCCGAGTTGGTGGACCGGGCGATCACGGTCAACGTGGTCGCGCCGGGCCCGACGGACACTCCGATGCTGAAGGATCCGGCACGCACGTCGACCCCGCCGAAGGTTCCGCCGCTCGGTCGCTTCATCGCGCCGGACGAGGTGGCGGGGCTGATCGGCTTCCTCCTCGGACCGCACGGCGGGAGCATCACGGGCCAGGCGATCGTGCAGTGCGCGGGAGCGTCCCTGTGA
- a CDS encoding ABC transporter substrate-binding protein — MRGCVGPSPTPSTDTPSADQVLQGSATPSRGVIPLTLDGAVETGEYTYDPARARGELDALGVRDLELKIIWETGEFAADTDIMESVLQMLSAVGVRTSLQQFEPGGDISQWRQGKAGDWDVLGNGFPSPTGLALTIMQGMYAGTAEKEATRDTYHGYIFPEITRIITQASEEADAARRAALLADAQRQIWDTCPCLWSFVPKAVLARRSRIDGVGLRPTNSYDLSVATLHA; from the coding sequence ATGCGCGGGTGCGTCGGGCCCTCACCTACGCCATCGACGGACACGCCCTCAGCCGACCAGGTTCTCCAGGGCTCCGCCACCCCCTCGCGCGGGGTCATCCCCCTCACTCTCGACGGCGCCGTCGAGACCGGCGAGTACACCTACGACCCGGCTCGGGCCCGCGGCGAACTCGACGCCCTCGGGGTCCGCGACCTCGAGCTGAAGATCATCTGGGAGACCGGCGAATTCGCCGCCGACACCGACATCATGGAATCGGTGCTGCAGATGCTGTCCGCGGTCGGCGTGCGCACGAGTCTGCAGCAGTTCGAGCCCGGCGGCGACATCTCGCAGTGGCGTCAGGGCAAGGCCGGTGACTGGGACGTGCTCGGCAACGGCTTCCCCAGCCCGACGGGTCTGGCCCTCACCATCATGCAGGGCATGTACGCGGGCACCGCGGAGAAGGAAGCGACGCGGGACACCTACCACGGGTACATCTTTCCCGAGATCACCCGAATCATCACCCAGGCGTCCGAGGAGGCCGACGCCGCCCGGCGTGCCGCACTCCTCGCGGATGCGCAACGGCAGATCTGGGACACGTGCCCGTGCCTGTGGTCGTTCGTCCCGAAGGCCGTTCTCGCGCGGCGCTCGCGGATCGACGGCGTCGGGCTGCGCCCCACCAACTCCTACGACCTGAGCGTCGCGACGCTGCACGCCTGA
- a CDS encoding exo-alpha-sialidase: protein MTTPSPATDTRSADGVVRPAAESGRRDALLPAPQVQNHAANLTVLPDGSLACVWFAGTQEGVPDISVWFSRLAQGADTWSEPVQLSHDPTRSEQNPVLHVAKSGAVWLLWTSQHAGNQDTARVMRRISADGGRTWGEAHTLLPETEAGGVFVRQPVTALPSGRLLLPVFHCVRLEGRKWVGDRDYSSVMISDDDGDSWREVVVPGSVGCVHMNIGRLSDGTLVALYRSRWADSIYRSTSTDDGDTWTAPVATELPNNNSSVQFVVLPGDRLALVFNESSAADATARRTSLYDEIDDDGLADAVPAAADAEPEPLDDGDSRSAFWGAPRAPMTLAISDDGGRTWPLRRDLETGDGYCLSNNSRDGLNREYSYPSITTGNDGRLHVAFTRFRQAIEYVELEAGWIADGGRS from the coding sequence ATGACCACACCGAGTCCCGCAACCGACACCCGATCCGCCGACGGCGTCGTACGTCCCGCCGCCGAGAGTGGCCGCCGCGACGCTCTGCTTCCCGCTCCGCAGGTGCAGAATCACGCCGCCAATCTCACGGTCCTGCCGGACGGATCCCTCGCCTGTGTGTGGTTCGCCGGCACCCAGGAGGGGGTGCCGGACATCAGCGTCTGGTTCTCCCGGCTCGCGCAGGGCGCGGACACCTGGTCGGAACCCGTGCAGCTGTCCCATGATCCGACGAGGTCGGAGCAGAATCCCGTTCTCCACGTCGCGAAGTCGGGGGCGGTCTGGTTGCTGTGGACGTCGCAGCACGCCGGCAACCAGGACACGGCGCGGGTGATGCGGCGCATCTCCGCCGACGGCGGCCGAACGTGGGGGGAGGCGCACACGCTGCTGCCGGAGACCGAGGCCGGGGGCGTGTTCGTCCGCCAACCGGTGACCGCGCTCCCGTCCGGGCGGCTCCTGCTCCCGGTGTTCCACTGCGTCCGCCTCGAGGGCCGCAAGTGGGTGGGCGATCGCGACTACAGCAGCGTGATGATCTCCGACGACGACGGCGACTCCTGGCGGGAGGTGGTCGTGCCGGGCAGCGTCGGCTGTGTGCACATGAACATCGGCCGCCTCTCCGACGGCACGCTCGTGGCCCTGTACCGCAGCCGCTGGGCGGATTCGATCTACCGCAGCACCTCCACCGATGACGGCGACACCTGGACCGCGCCGGTGGCCACCGAACTTCCCAACAACAACTCGTCCGTCCAGTTCGTCGTCCTGCCCGGCGACCGGCTCGCCCTGGTGTTCAACGAGTCCAGCGCCGCCGACGCCACCGCGCGGCGGACGTCCCTCTACGACGAGATCGACGACGACGGACTCGCCGACGCGGTGCCCGCCGCCGCGGACGCGGAACCGGAACCCCTCGACGACGGCGACAGCCGCAGCGCGTTCTGGGGCGCACCCCGCGCGCCGATGACGCTGGCGATCTCCGACGACGGCGGCCGGACGTGGCCGCTCCGCCGGGACCTCGAAACCGGGGACGGCTACTGCCTGTCCAACAACTCCCGCGACGGCCTGAACCGCGAGTACTCGTACCCCAGCATCACCACCGGGAACGACGGCCGCCTGCACGTGGCGTTCACCCGGTTTCGTCAGGCGATCGAATACGTCGAACTCGAAGCGGGCTGGATTGCCGACGGGGGCCGGTCGTGA